TTTACTTTAAAATCAATTTCTGGAGCTAAATGCCCGATTACATCAACATTAGGATTCTTAATTGCTTTAGTTAATCCCTCATACCATACTTCCTTGTTGTATCTTGTGTGAAAACTAGCGATAATAAAGTAATCTTTGTTTAAATATTCATTCGGGCAATCAATTTCTCCATCCACTAATATCTTGGCCTCAAATCCCTTAAGGATCTTGACGTTAGTCCTAGGGATGTAGGAGTCTATCTCATCAATATATTTTTTGGTCCATTCAGAATTTTTTCGTACATGCTCTGTAATGGCTATCCTTTCTAGGCCTATGGATTCAGATTTGTTTATGATATTGGGTATTGTTAAATCTATTGAGGAATGGTCATTATAGTTACAATGGATATGCAAGTCTTCTTTCATGTTTAGCATCATAATTTTATATGAAAAAGTTATGCAAATATGTTTTATAATTTTTCTTAATTAAAACATTCAAAAATATTTATATCATTAACAAATTTAACTGTATTAAAAACGGATGCCGATTGCGTAGAAAAATATCCACAGTATTGATTCCCGGTGCCTCTGCACCTGCTGGAATAAATACAATAAAATCATTGAGATTATCAGATTTTAAAGGCAAGATATTATCTACGGATTCTAACAGTTTATCAGCAGGTTTTTATCTATCTGACTACTATGAGGTGATCCCGGAGGCTGAAGCAGACGATTATTTGGAAGTACTGCTTAACGTAATCGACAAATACAACATAGAGATTTTAATGCCTTCATCAGGTTACGATATTTTTCCCTTTAGTGAATTCAAATCCAAATTGAAAAAACATGGGGTGATTCCTGTAGTGAGTGACAGAAAAATCTTGGAAATTTGTAGAGACAAGATTTATACATTTAATCACTTAAACAAGATTTTTAGACTCCCTTTCACGACTCTAAATCCCGATGAGATTGATACCTATCCATTCATTGCAAAACCGCGCTATGGGAAGGGCAGTAGGGATGTAATTCAGGTAAACGACGAGCAAGAAAAGAGATACATTTGCTCAAAGTTCCCTAATATGATCTACCAGGAATTCTTACCTGGAGATGAATATACAATTGATGTCATGAGTGATTTGGAAGGTAATCCAATAATTTCAGTTCCACGTGTAAGACTGCAAACAAAAAGTGGTATTTCTACAAAGGGTAAGATTATTCTGGATAAAGAATTGATTGAGGAATCCATGAAGATAGTGAAAAAACTTAGAATAATTGGACCTTCATGCATTCAGATGAAAAAAGACAAGTTAGGTCAATTCAAATTGGTAGAAATTAATCCTCGTCTAGGTGGCGGCACAATTTTTACAACTTTGGCTGGTGCCAACTTCCCCAGGATGGTCGTGGATTTAGTCGAAGGAAAAAAAATAGACCCTCCAAAGATTTCTGAAATTACAGTACTACGATACTTTGAAGAAATTGTTTTGGATGAACGAAACAAAATTAACTATAGCGGAAAAGACCTACTAGCAAGTAATCCTTGTCGTATATGATTAAATTTCGTACAAGATTAAGAAAATGTTTTGGATGAATTATACAAGAATTAATTAGCCACAGCGGAAAAGACCTACTAGCGAGTTATGCATGTCGTACATGATTTTGTCTATTGAACTTGTTGAATTTTGTAGTGTATCAATTTGAAAGTATTGGCCAGTGGCTTCTAGTATCTGGCATGGCCAT
This Candidatus Nitrosocosmicus oleophilus DNA region includes the following protein-coding sequences:
- a CDS encoding ATP-grasp domain-containing protein, which encodes MRRKISTVLIPGASAPAGINTIKSLRLSDFKGKILSTDSNSLSAGFYLSDYYEVIPEAEADDYLEVLLNVIDKYNIEILMPSSGYDIFPFSEFKSKLKKHGVIPVVSDRKILEICRDKIYTFNHLNKIFRLPFTTLNPDEIDTYPFIAKPRYGKGSRDVIQVNDEQEKRYICSKFPNMIYQEFLPGDEYTIDVMSDLEGNPIISVPRVRLQTKSGISTKGKIILDKELIEESMKIVKKLRIIGPSCIQMKKDKLGQFKLVEINPRLGGGTIFTTLAGANFPRMVVDLVEGKKIDPPKISEITVLRYFEEIVLDERNKINYSGKDLLASNPCRI
- a CDS encoding PHP domain-containing protein, yielding MKEDLHIHCNYNDHSSIDLTIPNIINKSESIGLERIAITEHVRKNSEWTKKYIDEIDSYIPRTNVKILKGFEAKILVDGEIDCPNEYLNKDYFIIASFHTRYNKEVWYEGLTKAIKNPNVDVIGHLAPEIDFKVNDREIKNLGDLIVANGKKIEINSKYIRPPKEFLKIFKECGVEFHLGSDAHAINDIGNFNRINDLINLIEEK